One part of the Geoanaerobacter pelophilus genome encodes these proteins:
- a CDS encoding CHASE2 domain-containing protein, whose amino-acid sequence MDLKMILRRLLIGISVTSLSTFLFWIQFPPFETLESKLLDLRFKVRGVIKAPEKVVIAAIDEQSIEKLGRWPWDRTVLASLVDKLAAANAAVIAFDVILSEQERNDPALAASIQQAGNVILPIVFDFSGKNAAVTDSTLQLSAFQQVLKQEKFNRFAPIEARKVLLPVPSLRSAAMSLAHINMFPDSDGTLRWETLAILYDSLLYPSIGLQAAAAYLGIPADRLAVSATESVSVGKTSIPTDHWGRTVINYYGPGMTFRHFSIIDIIDGKIPSDQLEDCVVLIGATAVGIYDLRVTPFAAAMPGVEKHASVIASILDKRFITKTATPSNIAILWLTGLLCSFLVARSKLVGVVSVTIIAPILMTGIGLLLFKQWGIWFNLAYPLNNVLFITAAITAYNYAVEERHARKIRAMFSSYVTQTIVNELIKNPDMAKLGGEKREITVLFSDIKDFTSFSEHHTPEEVVGLLNEYLTAMTEVILQHDGTLDKFIGDAIVVFWNAPVKTVRHAELAVKCALAMQKRVCELQDKWQTEGKPILESGIGINTGEVVVGNIGAEGKKMEYTVIGDQVNLGSRVESQTRKLEVPILITDGTLQALAPAIEAGTMNGVMIEGLASVIVKGRETPVELYSVNNLPEPELPAMIIPCPEMEPVLLTEK is encoded by the coding sequence ATGGACCTGAAAATGATATTACGGCGCTTGCTGATAGGTATTTCAGTGACCAGCCTGTCCACCTTTCTGTTTTGGATTCAGTTCCCCCCTTTTGAAACCCTCGAATCCAAACTCCTTGACCTCCGCTTTAAGGTTCGAGGGGTAATAAAAGCGCCTGAAAAGGTGGTTATTGCGGCCATTGACGAGCAAAGCATCGAAAAGCTTGGGCGATGGCCGTGGGACCGAACTGTTCTTGCCAGCCTTGTCGATAAACTTGCGGCAGCCAATGCAGCGGTGATCGCCTTTGATGTCATTCTTTCGGAACAGGAACGTAACGACCCTGCCCTCGCCGCCTCCATCCAACAAGCCGGCAACGTCATACTTCCAATAGTTTTTGATTTCTCCGGCAAGAACGCTGCTGTTACAGATAGCACCCTCCAGTTGTCAGCATTCCAGCAGGTGCTCAAACAAGAGAAATTCAACAGATTCGCGCCAATTGAGGCTCGCAAAGTCCTTCTCCCTGTTCCGTCGCTCCGTTCAGCGGCAATGTCTTTGGCTCATATCAACATGTTTCCAGACAGTGACGGGACGCTCCGCTGGGAAACCCTGGCGATACTTTATGATTCTCTGCTTTACCCTTCCATCGGTCTGCAGGCCGCGGCAGCATACCTGGGAATACCGGCAGACCGCCTGGCAGTGTCTGCGACAGAATCGGTCAGCGTCGGAAAAACCTCCATTCCCACCGACCATTGGGGCCGAACTGTAATCAACTATTACGGCCCTGGCATGACCTTCCGCCACTTCTCGATTATCGATATTATTGATGGGAAAATCCCGTCTGATCAGCTTGAGGATTGTGTCGTCCTGATTGGCGCAACTGCAGTCGGCATCTACGACCTCAGAGTTACTCCGTTTGCAGCGGCAATGCCGGGAGTGGAAAAGCATGCCAGTGTCATTGCCTCGATCCTCGACAAGCGGTTTATCACTAAAACCGCTACCCCCTCTAATATTGCGATTCTCTGGCTGACCGGCCTGCTCTGCTCTTTCCTGGTTGCTCGCAGTAAGCTTGTCGGGGTTGTCTCTGTTACCATCATTGCCCCGATACTCATGACAGGGATCGGCTTGCTGCTTTTCAAGCAATGGGGCATCTGGTTCAACTTAGCGTATCCTCTTAACAACGTACTCTTCATAACAGCTGCGATCACTGCCTACAACTATGCGGTTGAGGAGCGCCATGCCCGCAAGATTCGGGCGATGTTCTCCAGCTACGTTACCCAGACCATTGTCAATGAATTGATAAAAAACCCGGATATGGCGAAACTTGGCGGAGAAAAGAGGGAGATAACGGTACTGTTCTCCGACATCAAGGATTTCACCTCTTTTTCGGAGCATCACACCCCGGAGGAAGTGGTAGGGCTGCTGAACGAATATCTCACAGCCATGACCGAGGTAATCCTGCAGCATGACGGGACACTTGACAAGTTTATCGGCGATGCCATTGTCGTCTTCTGGAACGCACCGGTGAAGACGGTTCGGCATGCCGAACTTGCAGTAAAGTGTGCCCTTGCAATGCAGAAAAGAGTCTGCGAGCTGCAGGACAAATGGCAGACAGAAGGTAAACCAATACTGGAATCGGGAATAGGCATCAATACCGGTGAGGTTGTGGTCGGCAATATCGGCGCCGAGGGGAAAAAGATGGAATACACGGTCATCGGCGACCAGGTCAATCTGGGTTCGCGGGTGGAGTCTCAGACCAGAAAGCTCGAGGTTCCGATCCTGATCACCGATGGCACCCTCCAGGCGCTCGCTCCTGCCATAGAGGCCGGGACAATGAACGGGGTGATGATCGAAGGACTGGCCAGTGTTATCGTCAAAGGGCGGGAGACCCCGGTCGAACTATACAGTGTCAACAATCTTCCCGAACCGGAGCTCCCAGCCATGATCATCCCCTGCCCGGAGATGGAGCCGGTACTTCTGACAGAAAAATAA
- a CDS encoding FecR family protein, with translation MKSDLGRSLNLISSLIIAISLILNCAVLHAAESIGRFSIIEGSVDLMRGGALPAVPVKTGDQVQTGDFIRTKSNARAEVTFNDGNILKIAQRSRVDVAEYRSAGSGDSRKFNLPRGKVQAVVTKGGTGENKGSRFEIRTPNAVAGVRGTDFFVFHDRNVTGVLVKEGSVYAFNPKMPQNVVTVPAGTITTVSEKGAPQPPRPATEAEKRGAEKETAVKPKNEQKEGKASGNGDTPKSAPGPATASDGPILTLPFPEPPLPPDLPKPPEQPKPPFTDLDNVAPVLSLAKPPYAALTSVATPFNVNSNENARIEYRVDSGIWQGFTGTVKLPTEGMHLVEFQAIDSAGNISSPVGSSIFVGSRDIAMNGTLSFASVSTPLTGRLVEFGNKSGGAWQFSAVGTGSPTTKLKAGGMSNLGGTTFDGFWQIGASSLTASAGAISGGFTYTYMGIDRLVNISTGNVSGSYNTAGWNIAATGNAISAYSTPLGYVADIKTSPMHRLNTIDPNSNLLTIVSQGNMGALLGSPSGLWSTASAPFSILGTYQGPGTQNNYWQGKIGSHNYATGGVDSADGASFIGFIGGSNLDTAGTTSGNLAAIYVAPRGGGQFGAGIIYGAFNGALGSGIWDASGTMNRLELNSAVPSSLSATLATDPTWWASNTVFVNPPPVTGPTIGNQKNFNNAEGFLLDSSMNISSRHSDRGDVLNFTLFKPDPTFGVWQRESFGRYIGSNSDLVLVTDASVTQNVGGKMVPDHLFNVVSLGGWGANGAITGKAYGAWGDWEAGSARLLSGVVNGSYDAGLGTFGAVTNGAWLDVYRFLGLTVAERQQAGFPGIQGSSFSLSGSNALGSSVSLTNIRTFAHAAGDHLSLWATDSVSGSFSGAVMPEGVQIAVNDGGSQIRGSFRLERSGASATTGNQLWLAEINGLGETTGPFRASFNGIAAGTWSGTSFSGTAAGITHPITYYSSFGSTNLLRRYNGGAVYQYDGALHGVFGGMSLWGATPAVPSEFEIAGVHTPAAFANQDYVFSTNIDSFDVPSGSSKTADGGAYKGYLAGALARGTMYPEEPVDGRIAALYAAPDGSAGVLAGKFNGYLDFNGVWESHGSWYPVALGTASPASWSLQTANLPLNVAQNGNFLGAGGGAISTVASIAANSFDRSWISGSPEWGVWNLNTSGTYSGLTYNQWFYKLSANDGSSSFFVNAEINGNRWEALAPPPPSTVSTIGKLKGDVAGNWIDMSPAVPQTGLLIGETVGTFDPVASRWQAVAVGAFMETNTFLQMAATTAGQAKLQQLNIPAFEIGSTDFSGSGAVSGGTINVTLAGVKFFAPTAGGRPSIWATGSVSGSFTGTPTTGNTVALSGSSATVSGLAPTLTIDSWSGNKWRASIMDNAGIGSVGAHSNVNMFGKGAGSYSSSGLSGTAVGTAK, from the coding sequence ATGAAAAGCGACCTGGGCCGTTCTCTTAACCTGATCAGTTCTCTAATAATCGCCATTAGCCTGATACTGAACTGCGCCGTGTTACACGCTGCGGAAAGTATCGGCAGATTCAGCATCATTGAAGGTAGTGTCGATCTGATGCGGGGCGGGGCGCTTCCTGCCGTGCCGGTAAAGACCGGCGACCAGGTCCAAACCGGCGATTTTATCCGGACCAAGAGCAACGCCCGGGCCGAGGTGACTTTCAATGACGGTAATATCCTGAAGATAGCCCAGCGCAGCAGGGTTGATGTCGCCGAGTACCGTTCTGCCGGCAGTGGCGACAGCAGGAAGTTCAACCTGCCGCGTGGCAAGGTCCAGGCAGTGGTCACCAAAGGGGGCACAGGCGAAAACAAAGGAAGCCGCTTTGAGATCCGCACCCCCAATGCCGTTGCCGGAGTTAGAGGGACCGATTTCTTCGTCTTCCATGATCGCAATGTCACCGGGGTGCTGGTCAAGGAAGGGTCGGTCTACGCCTTCAATCCCAAGATGCCGCAAAATGTGGTGACTGTCCCGGCCGGTACGATAACGACAGTTTCGGAAAAAGGGGCGCCGCAGCCGCCGCGACCGGCGACCGAGGCAGAGAAGCGGGGTGCGGAAAAAGAGACTGCCGTAAAACCGAAGAATGAGCAGAAAGAGGGAAAAGCATCAGGGAACGGGGACACGCCGAAGTCGGCACCTGGGCCTGCAACAGCATCGGATGGACCCATACTAACTTTACCGTTTCCAGAACCACCATTACCACCGGATCTGCCAAAACCACCAGAGCAACCTAAACCGCCGTTCACGGATCTGGATAATGTTGCGCCGGTGTTGTCGCTTGCTAAACCTCCATATGCAGCATTAACTTCAGTTGCGACACCGTTCAATGTTAATTCCAATGAAAATGCAAGAATTGAATACCGGGTAGACAGTGGCATATGGCAGGGGTTCACAGGAACAGTCAAATTGCCAACAGAAGGGATGCATCTTGTCGAATTTCAGGCCATAGACAGCGCTGGCAACATATCATCTCCGGTAGGTAGTTCTATTTTCGTAGGTTCGCGAGATATTGCCATGAATGGCACTTTATCGTTTGCCAGTGTTTCGACGCCACTGACCGGGCGGTTGGTGGAGTTTGGCAACAAGAGCGGTGGAGCATGGCAATTTAGCGCTGTCGGGACCGGTTCTCCGACCACAAAGCTGAAGGCTGGAGGAATGAGCAACCTTGGTGGCACGACCTTCGACGGCTTCTGGCAGATAGGAGCTTCAAGTCTGACCGCCAGTGCCGGAGCTATCTCAGGTGGTTTTACTTATACCTACATGGGAATCGACCGGCTCGTTAATATCTCAACTGGCAATGTTTCTGGCAGTTATAATACTGCCGGCTGGAACATCGCAGCTACCGGTAATGCGATCTCTGCGTATTCAACCCCACTTGGGTATGTTGCCGACATCAAGACCAGCCCGATGCATCGCTTGAATACCATTGATCCGAACAGTAACCTGCTGACCATTGTCAGCCAAGGGAATATGGGAGCGCTGCTCGGCTCTCCCAGCGGTCTCTGGTCTACTGCCTCTGCTCCGTTCTCAATTCTCGGCACCTACCAGGGGCCTGGCACACAGAACAATTACTGGCAGGGGAAGATCGGCTCGCACAACTATGCCACAGGCGGCGTCGATAGCGCTGATGGCGCCTCATTCATCGGATTTATTGGTGGCTCCAATCTCGATACGGCTGGAACGACTTCCGGTAATCTTGCTGCGATCTATGTTGCGCCCAGAGGCGGCGGACAGTTTGGTGCCGGGATCATCTACGGCGCTTTCAATGGCGCTCTCGGCAGCGGTATTTGGGATGCGAGCGGCACTATGAATAGGCTCGAGCTTAACAGTGCGGTTCCAAGCTCTTTATCCGCCACATTGGCGACCGATCCGACATGGTGGGCCAGTAACACGGTTTTTGTCAACCCGCCGCCGGTAACCGGGCCGACTATCGGCAACCAGAAGAACTTTAACAATGCCGAAGGGTTCCTGCTGGACAGCTCAATGAACATAAGCTCTCGGCACAGTGACCGCGGCGATGTGTTGAACTTTACCCTATTTAAGCCGGATCCCACCTTCGGCGTCTGGCAGCGGGAGTCGTTCGGTAGATACATTGGCAGCAACAGCGACCTAGTGCTGGTGACTGATGCTTCGGTTACGCAGAACGTCGGCGGCAAGATGGTGCCGGACCACCTGTTCAATGTTGTCTCTCTCGGGGGCTGGGGTGCCAATGGCGCTATCACCGGCAAGGCCTATGGCGCCTGGGGAGATTGGGAGGCCGGCTCGGCCCGGCTTCTGAGCGGGGTGGTTAATGGCAGTTACGACGCCGGGCTCGGTACATTCGGGGCCGTGACCAACGGTGCCTGGCTGGATGTCTATCGTTTCCTGGGCTTGACGGTTGCGGAGCGCCAGCAGGCAGGGTTCCCCGGCATCCAGGGGAGTTCGTTCTCTCTCAGCGGCAGCAACGCCTTGGGCAGTTCGGTCTCTCTCACCAACATCCGCACCTTTGCCCATGCTGCTGGTGACCACCTTTCGCTCTGGGCTACTGATTCGGTCAGCGGCAGCTTCAGCGGTGCAGTGATGCCGGAGGGCGTGCAGATCGCGGTTAATGACGGCGGATCGCAGATCAGGGGGAGTTTCCGCCTGGAACGAAGTGGTGCGAGCGCTACTACCGGCAACCAGCTCTGGCTGGCCGAGATCAACGGCCTTGGTGAGACCACCGGGCCGTTCCGGGCTTCATTCAACGGCATAGCTGCCGGGACCTGGAGTGGCACTAGTTTTTCCGGCACAGCAGCAGGGATCACCCATCCGATAACCTATTACAGTAGCTTCGGCAGCACCAATTTGCTCAGACGCTACAATGGTGGAGCAGTTTACCAGTATGACGGCGCGCTTCATGGTGTTTTCGGAGGAATGTCACTGTGGGGGGCAACCCCGGCTGTACCGTCGGAATTCGAGATCGCCGGGGTGCATACACCAGCAGCCTTTGCCAATCAGGATTATGTTTTCAGTACAAACATCGATTCTTTTGACGTTCCTTCCGGCTCATCTAAAACCGCTGACGGCGGTGCATATAAAGGGTATCTGGCCGGAGCGCTGGCCCGTGGCACCATGTATCCCGAAGAGCCGGTCGATGGCAGGATTGCAGCCCTCTACGCAGCGCCAGACGGCAGTGCTGGGGTGCTTGCAGGCAAGTTCAACGGTTATCTCGATTTCAACGGTGTTTGGGAGTCGCACGGTAGCTGGTATCCGGTGGCGTTGGGCACGGCCTCACCTGCATCCTGGAGCCTGCAGACAGCCAACCTGCCGCTTAATGTCGCCCAGAACGGTAATTTCCTTGGCGCCGGCGGTGGTGCCATCTCAACCGTTGCCTCCATTGCCGCCAACAGTTTTGACCGCAGTTGGATATCCGGTAGTCCGGAATGGGGTGTCTGGAACTTGAACACTTCTGGTACGTATAGCGGCTTGACTTACAATCAGTGGTTTTACAAGCTCTCTGCCAACGATGGTAGTAGCAGTTTTTTCGTGAACGCCGAGATTAATGGGAACCGCTGGGAAGCTCTCGCTCCACCACCACCTTCCACTGTTTCAACTATCGGTAAGCTGAAGGGAGATGTTGCTGGAAACTGGATTGATATGTCACCAGCAGTCCCGCAAACTGGCCTCCTGATCGGCGAGACTGTCGGGACCTTTGATCCGGTTGCATCTCGTTGGCAGGCGGTGGCAGTAGGTGCTTTCATGGAGACCAATACCTTTCTGCAGATGGCAGCAACGACTGCCGGTCAGGCCAAGCTCCAGCAGCTTAATATCCCGGCTTTCGAGATCGGCAGCACTGATTTCAGCGGTTCCGGCGCGGTCAGTGGCGGCACTATCAACGTCACTCTGGCAGGGGTCAAGTTTTTTGCCCCAACTGCCGGGGGACGGCCGTCTATCTGGGCAACCGGCAGCGTATCAGGAAGCTTCACCGGCACTCCAACGACAGGCAACACGGTGGCGCTCTCAGGTTCCAGCGCTACGGTGAGCGGATTGGCCCCGACACTGACTATTGACAGCTGGTCAGGCAACAAATGGCGGGCATCTATTATGGACAATGCCGGCATAGGCAGTGTTGGCGCGCATTCCAATGTAAATATGTTCGGCAAAGGGGCAGGGAGTTACTCATCGAGCGGTTTGAGCGGTACTGCGGTTGGGACTGCAAAGTAG
- a CDS encoding surface lipoprotein assembly modifier translates to MRHLSIALLMSVSLGISALVPAVCLCEESLLDQGVREYRAENFEEAMAALKGARDKDPASSVAAFYLGLTCKQAGDYKAAAEQFRDALRLTPPVMDASLELAEVLFTLGETTAAKKALSDAEQGKVRPSAVAFLKGLVLAKENDADGAEDSFRNAAKLDPTLSQQTEFQIAILQARERKVTQARKSLKALIAMDPASEAASMAREYETAFTRLIEGHRPWRVIAGVNYLYDDNVISNPANDTRLAQPDKDNAFVGTFRIDYAPLLDAPWGVTAQYNLQSTTYGELDTMNTMVNSVAVVPSYSQRFGAVSLPISYSHVLLADKKYMGLASVRPTQSLLLPFGHIGQLNLAYTRREMLREPYLPEEDRDADIFGAGGGYVAPFGEGKGMASLRYEFSYDNAVGQNWVNRGHRLNVGGNFPVIDGLTLQLNGDLFAQEYLHQNSSFNKVREDTVYTAVAGLTWDITPNLSLNFQYNHTRAVSNIDQYDYRRNTITTGIEAGF, encoded by the coding sequence ATGCGCCATCTCTCTATCGCGTTGCTCATGTCGGTATCGCTTGGAATCTCCGCTTTAGTGCCTGCCGTCTGCCTCTGTGAAGAGTCGTTGCTTGATCAGGGGGTGAGGGAATACCGGGCCGAAAATTTCGAAGAGGCCATGGCTGCACTCAAAGGTGCCAGAGACAAGGACCCGGCATCCTCTGTCGCAGCATTCTATCTTGGCCTGACATGCAAACAGGCCGGTGATTATAAAGCGGCGGCTGAGCAGTTTCGAGATGCGCTTCGCCTGACCCCGCCTGTCATGGATGCCTCGCTGGAATTGGCAGAAGTGCTGTTTACTTTGGGGGAAACCACGGCAGCCAAAAAAGCCCTGTCAGATGCCGAGCAAGGCAAGGTCAGACCATCAGCAGTGGCATTTCTCAAGGGTTTGGTGCTGGCCAAGGAGAATGACGCTGATGGCGCTGAAGACTCATTCCGGAATGCCGCAAAGCTTGATCCGACGCTGTCTCAGCAGACTGAATTCCAGATTGCCATTCTTCAGGCTCGGGAACGCAAGGTGACACAGGCCAGAAAGAGCCTGAAGGCGCTAATTGCCATGGATCCTGCTTCCGAGGCAGCATCAATGGCCAGGGAGTATGAGACCGCTTTCACCAGGCTGATTGAAGGACACAGACCGTGGCGCGTTATTGCCGGTGTCAATTACCTGTACGATGACAATGTTATCTCCAACCCGGCCAATGATACCAGGCTGGCGCAGCCCGACAAGGATAACGCCTTTGTCGGTACCTTCAGAATTGACTATGCGCCGCTGCTTGATGCTCCATGGGGGGTAACTGCCCAGTACAACTTGCAGAGTACCACCTATGGCGAACTTGACACTATGAATACCATGGTCAACTCTGTTGCCGTTGTTCCCAGTTATAGCCAGAGGTTCGGCGCTGTAAGCCTGCCGATTTCCTACAGTCATGTGCTGCTTGCTGATAAAAAATATATGGGGCTGGCTTCTGTCAGGCCGACCCAGAGTCTGCTGCTGCCTTTCGGGCATATCGGCCAGCTCAACCTTGCCTACACCAGGCGTGAGATGTTACGGGAGCCGTACCTTCCGGAAGAGGACCGCGATGCTGATATTTTCGGTGCTGGTGGGGGGTACGTGGCGCCATTTGGAGAAGGGAAAGGGATGGCCAGCCTGCGGTACGAGTTTTCTTACGATAATGCCGTCGGCCAGAACTGGGTCAACCGGGGGCACCGCCTGAATGTGGGCGGCAATTTTCCGGTAATCGATGGCCTGACCCTGCAGCTCAACGGTGATCTCTTTGCCCAGGAATACCTGCATCAGAACTCGTCGTTCAACAAGGTGCGCGAAGATACTGTTTATACGGCCGTTGCCGGGCTTACCTGGGATATTACCCCGAACTTATCCCTAAATTTTCAATACAACCATACCCGAGCCGTTTCCAATATCGACCAGTACGACTACCGACGCAACACCATTACCACCGGGATTGAAGCCGGTTTCTGA
- a CDS encoding Slp family lipoprotein codes for MKTSIALIAISIALLSGCVHVMDNSDPTLQVSPISYEELRDKPLAQLGKIVMFGGIIANVSNSTQGGEIEVLQYKLDDDGYPDDTQVSSGRFLATSPTLLDANSYPKGAQVTIVGEVKAERQVKTKWQTTHLPVIAIRQIHAWIPEEEKKMPFLIPGTTRVDPYYYGHDTPLPKRPLGIKTDIR; via the coding sequence ATGAAAACCAGCATCGCCTTAATCGCCATCTCTATCGCACTATTGTCGGGTTGTGTCCATGTGATGGATAACAGCGACCCAACCTTACAAGTATCGCCAATAAGCTATGAAGAGCTCAGAGACAAACCTCTGGCCCAGCTGGGCAAGATCGTCATGTTCGGCGGGATCATTGCCAACGTTAGCAACTCGACGCAAGGTGGGGAAATCGAGGTACTGCAATACAAGCTTGACGACGATGGCTATCCCGATGACACCCAAGTTTCTTCGGGGCGGTTTCTCGCCACCTCGCCCACACTGCTTGACGCGAACAGCTACCCGAAAGGGGCGCAGGTAACAATTGTCGGAGAGGTTAAAGCCGAGAGGCAGGTTAAAACTAAATGGCAGACAACCCACTTGCCGGTCATTGCCATACGTCAGATCCACGCCTGGATTCCGGAAGAAGAAAAGAAAATGCCATTTCTCATCCCCGGCACCACTAGGGTCGATCCCTATTACTACGGCCATGACACCCCGCTCCCCAAACGCCCGCTGGGGATCAAGACCGATATCAGGTAA
- a CDS encoding PEP-CTERM sorting domain-containing protein, protein MKLPVLIATAVMAVSMSSLAQAEYYSTGGCGGGSHDKPECANKTTLIDMTYFNKSWTSDTAGSTTSNGDLLAQPHGYGGGNANILGKTGDFVNWTHQFAFNPQVKKDGIIDAWITLSLRDFETDLTKKDDDDHEEHHDHEKDNDGHDRNKKDRKEYKVNFKGKFDDSQCGTGSDTSNESAKLLLEGSNWITINDVDTGTKKFDVVLKGLYDGKFDVQLISTLNDFEIEWSKLEIDYCPETQPQSPVPEPSTMVLLSAGLLGVGMIRRRMKK, encoded by the coding sequence ATGAAATTACCGGTTCTCATTGCTACAGCAGTTATGGCAGTCAGCATGTCGTCGCTTGCTCAGGCAGAATATTACAGCACAGGTGGTTGTGGTGGCGGGAGCCACGACAAGCCCGAATGTGCCAACAAGACGACACTCATCGACATGACCTATTTCAACAAGTCATGGACGTCAGATACTGCAGGATCAACAACATCTAACGGAGACCTCCTGGCGCAACCACATGGTTACGGTGGGGGAAATGCCAACATTCTCGGCAAGACTGGTGATTTTGTTAACTGGACCCATCAGTTCGCCTTCAATCCGCAAGTAAAAAAAGATGGTATCATTGATGCTTGGATCACCCTCTCGCTGCGTGATTTCGAGACCGATCTGACCAAAAAGGATGATGACGATCATGAAGAGCACCATGATCACGAAAAAGACAACGATGGTCATGACCGAAACAAGAAAGACCGCAAAGAATATAAGGTTAATTTCAAGGGCAAGTTTGATGACTCACAATGCGGAACCGGATCAGATACGTCAAATGAATCAGCAAAACTGCTGCTGGAAGGTTCTAACTGGATCACCATCAACGATGTTGATACCGGCACCAAGAAGTTTGATGTCGTGTTAAAGGGGCTGTATGACGGCAAATTCGATGTCCAGCTGATCTCTACATTGAATGATTTCGAGATTGAGTGGTCTAAACTTGAAATCGACTACTGCCCGGAAACACAGCCTCAGTCTCCTGTTCCCGAACCCTCTACCATGGTGCTGCTCAGTGCTGGCCTGCTTGGCGTAGGCATGATCCGCAGAAGAATGAAAAAATAA
- a CDS encoding cofactor-independent phosphoglycerate mutase, with protein sequence MKHIVLLGDGMSDEKLPQLGNKTPLQAANTPNMDFMARRGKLGTARTVPPGFSPGSDVANLSVFGYNPQTCYSGRSPLEAASMGVELAPDDVAFRVNLVNLSPRGNRMIMQDYSAGHISTEEGGELIEALKAETAGDEFQFHPGVGYRHLLVWRGGKVDLITVPPHDITGKDILPHLPQGEGAKRLIELMNTSQMVFFNHPQYRKRVDAGKVPANSIWLWGQGKRPTMVPFRQKFGLTGAVISAVDLIRGIGVCAGLEIIKVPGATGYIDTNYRGKAEAALDALERHDFVYLHVEAPDEASHSGNLEHKMKAIEDFDAQIVGPILEGVKKFDSYRVLCTPDHPTPVARMTHTSDPVPFVLYSGENQENPAVAGYDEDSAKATSLELKEGFRLMEMLLQG encoded by the coding sequence ATGAAACATATAGTGTTACTCGGCGACGGCATGTCCGACGAAAAGCTTCCTCAGCTTGGCAACAAGACCCCTTTGCAGGCTGCCAATACCCCTAATATGGATTTCATGGCCCGCAGAGGGAAGCTTGGTACTGCCCGCACCGTACCACCCGGGTTTTCTCCCGGGAGTGACGTGGCCAATCTCTCGGTTTTTGGCTATAACCCCCAGACCTGTTATTCCGGTAGATCCCCTTTGGAAGCAGCCAGCATGGGGGTTGAACTGGCCCCTGACGATGTGGCGTTCCGGGTCAACCTGGTCAACCTGTCGCCTCGCGGCAATCGCATGATCATGCAGGACTACTCTGCCGGGCATATCTCTACCGAAGAAGGCGGAGAGTTGATTGAGGCGCTAAAGGCAGAAACTGCCGGAGATGAATTCCAGTTTCATCCTGGTGTCGGCTACCGGCATCTCCTTGTCTGGCGCGGCGGCAAAGTCGATTTAATCACGGTTCCTCCCCATGACATTACCGGCAAGGATATTCTCCCGCATCTGCCGCAGGGGGAAGGGGCCAAGCGGTTGATCGAACTGATGAACACCTCGCAGATGGTTTTTTTCAACCATCCCCAGTACCGGAAAAGGGTTGATGCCGGCAAAGTCCCGGCAAACTCAATCTGGTTGTGGGGGCAGGGTAAAAGGCCCACCATGGTACCGTTCCGCCAGAAATTCGGGCTTACCGGCGCGGTAATATCGGCTGTTGACCTGATCCGGGGGATCGGGGTCTGCGCCGGTCTGGAGATTATCAAGGTGCCTGGCGCCACCGGCTACATTGACACCAATTACCGGGGTAAGGCCGAGGCTGCCCTTGATGCCCTTGAGCGCCACGATTTTGTTTATCTCCACGTTGAAGCCCCGGATGAGGCCTCTCATTCCGGTAACCTTGAGCACAAGATGAAAGCGATTGAGGATTTCGATGCCCAGATCGTCGGGCCAATTCTAGAGGGTGTAAAAAAATTCGACAGCTACCGGGTCCTCTGCACCCCGGACCATCCCACACCGGTTGCCAGGATGACCCATACCTCCGATCCTGTGCCGTTTGTCCTGTATAGTGGCGAAAATCAGGAGAACCCCGCTGTAGCTGGGTACGACGAGGATTCTGCAAAAGCTACCAGCCTTGAGTTGAAGGAAGGTTTCAGGTTAATGGAGATGCTACTTCAGGGTTAA